A stretch of DNA from Acinetobacter sp. C26M:
TTACACGGATATAACAGTTCAAAGGTAGGCTACGGTGGGCAGCAGTCATGGCATTCATATCGAATGTTTCACCGCTTGCTGTTTTGCGACCATGGAATTGACGACCATACCATGATGCAACGCCATTTTGGCTGAATTTACGAACGGTGTTCGAAGCAACAGTATTCAGTTTTTCAATCACTGAAGGCTCTTCTGCTGGGATATCGATCTTAGCAGCGATCGTTTGGCGACGAACTTTGTCACCTGAACTCTCAGTGATTGAAAGACTATTAACGTTTGAAAAACGAGAATTAAAATTTTGAGAATCTTTGCTTAGTACGCGGGCAGCCAAATTAGAACCTTCCACATCATTTGCTAATGATGAAGACTGTACCATTTCAGCATGTAACGGGCTTAAACTTAAGCCTGCCGTCAGCGCTAGAATATATTTTAGCGAAAACTGCATTGTATAAACTCCTAGAGAACATGCTTTTCTATTTCAATAAAACACCTTGAAATATAGTGCACATGTCTAATTATTCACTTTTGCAATTACTTTAATCTTGCGGCGATAATATTCATCACTTACGA
This window harbors:
- a CDS encoding septal ring lytic transglycosylase RlpA family protein, with the translated sequence MQFSLKYILALTAGLSLSPLHAEMVQSSSLANDVEGSNLAARVLSKDSQNFNSRFSNVNSLSITESSGDKVRRQTIAAKIDIPAEEPSVIEKLNTVASNTVRKFSQNGVASWYGRQFHGRKTASGETFDMNAMTAAHRSLPLNCYIRVTNKDNGKSVVVKVNDRGPFHGNRVLDLSYGAAKQLGMSSSGTGNVSIERVDGPNS